From the Atribacteraceae bacterium genome, one window contains:
- a CDS encoding homoserine dehydrogenase: MKEVQIAVIGFGIVGAGTIKVLWDRKDEIENDLSLPINVSRVVDRDWFRERSLAIPPEIKSDDPDEVIENPDIQIIVEAIGGVDPAYDIVSRALRAGKTVVTPNKELIAKKGRELLALAAEHRTDLFFEGAVGGGIPIIHALRGQLTGDKIVEIAGIVNGTTNYILSEMAHSRAPYHLLLDEAKRKGYAEPVPTSDVEGYDATYKISILASLCFHCRVNPDTIFREGITRIIPEDIEYARELGYVVKLLAIAKRINDVLELRVHPVFLPNEHPLAMVDGVENAIFVRTKTRELTFRGPGAGGEATGSALVGDIIEAIRNLKMNCRGRVECACQGEYPVKPIENLEIQYCVRTHALDSPGVLAQIATEFGKVGVSLSAVKQPVSTPGEPTNIYFLTHQVVESRLRKAMEKIRLLEVVKDAYAIRVLGEHR; the protein is encoded by the coding sequence ATGAAAGAAGTGCAGATCGCCGTCATCGGCTTCGGAATAGTCGGCGCGGGAACCATTAAAGTTCTCTGGGATCGGAAAGATGAAATTGAAAATGATTTGAGTCTTCCCATAAACGTAAGCAGAGTGGTCGATCGAGACTGGTTTCGGGAAAGATCTTTGGCCATTCCTCCTGAGATAAAAAGTGATGACCCCGACGAAGTGATTGAAAATCCTGATATCCAAATAATTGTCGAAGCCATTGGGGGAGTTGACCCAGCTTATGATATCGTCAGCCGGGCTCTGCGTGCGGGAAAGACCGTTGTCACTCCTAACAAGGAACTCATCGCCAAAAAGGGCCGGGAGCTTCTCGCTTTGGCAGCGGAACATCGTACCGATCTATTTTTCGAAGGTGCCGTAGGTGGTGGCATTCCGATCATCCATGCTCTCCGGGGTCAACTTACTGGAGATAAAATCGTTGAAATTGCCGGTATCGTCAATGGAACCACTAACTATATTTTAAGTGAAATGGCCCATAGTCGGGCTCCCTACCACCTGCTTTTAGATGAGGCCAAGCGGAAAGGGTATGCCGAGCCAGTACCCACGAGTGATGTGGAGGGTTACGACGCAACTTATAAAATTTCAATTCTGGCTTCCCTATGTTTCCATTGCCGGGTGAATCCGGATACGATCTTTCGTGAAGGGATTACCCGAATCATTCCGGAAGACATCGAATATGCCCGAGAACTCGGATACGTGGTCAAACTTTTAGCTATTGCCAAAAGAATCAACGATGTTTTGGAACTGCGGGTTCACCCGGTTTTCCTTCCCAACGAACATCCTTTAGCCATGGTCGATGGGGTGGAAAATGCGATATTTGTCCGGACGAAAACCCGTGAACTGACTTTCCGTGGTCCCGGAGCAGGTGGTGAAGCCACCGGAAGTGCCTTGGTCGGGGATATTATCGAGGCGATACGAAATCTGAAAATGAATTGCCGGGGAAGAGTCGAGTGTGCCTGTCAGGGCGAATATCCGGTTAAACCGATAGAAAATCTGGAAATCCAATATTGTGTTCGCACCCACGCTCTCGACTCACCTGGTGTCTTAGCTCAGATAGCTACTGAATTCGGGAAAGTCGGCGTGAGTCTTTCCGCTGTCAAACAACCGGTGAGCACTCCCGGTGAGCCGACAAACATATATTTCCTGACCCACCAGGTTGTGGAATCCCGCCTCCGGAAAGCCATGGAAAAAATCCGTCTTCTCGAGGTGGTCAAAGATGCTTATGCCATTCGGGTGCTCGGTGAACACCGGTAG